A portion of the Streptococcus sp. Marseille-Q6470 genome contains these proteins:
- a CDS encoding TVP38/TMEM64 family protein, protein MSHEKEMKAVSPLLQQAIHISSIVGGVATVIFCIWAYQAGILHSKETLSAFIQQAGVWGPPLFIFLQILQTVVPIIPGALTSVAGVFIYGHVIGTIYNYIGIVIGCAIIFYLVRLYGAPFVQSMVSKRTYDKYIGWLDEGNRFDRFFIFMMIWPVSPADFLCMLAALTKMSFKRYMTIIILTKPFTLVVYTYGLTYIIDYFWQMFG, encoded by the coding sequence ATGTCACACGAGAAAGAAATGAAAGCTGTTTCTCCCCTTCTACAGCAAGCCATTCATATTTCCTCCATCGTCGGTGGAGTTGCTACTGTAATATTCTGTATCTGGGCCTATCAGGCTGGTATCTTGCATTCTAAGGAAACCCTATCTGCCTTTATCCAACAGGCGGGTGTCTGGGGGCCACCACTCTTTATTTTTTTACAGATTTTGCAGACAGTTGTTCCTATCATTCCAGGTGCTTTAACCTCTGTTGCAGGTGTCTTTATCTATGGGCATGTCATCGGGACCATTTACAATTATATCGGTATTGTCATTGGTTGTGCCATTATCTTTTACTTGGTTCGTCTCTACGGTGCACCCTTTGTTCAGTCCATGGTCAGCAAACGCACCTATGACAAGTATATCGGTTGGTTAGATGAGGGCAATCGCTTTGACCGTTTCTTTATCTTTATGATGATTTGGCCAGTTAGTCCAGCTGATTTTCTCTGCATGTTGGCTGCTTTGACCAAGATGAGCTTCAAGCGGTATATGACCATTATCATCCTGACCAAGCCCTTTACCCTGGTCGTTTACACTTATGGCTTGACCTACATCATCGATTACTTTTGGCAAATGTTTGGCTAA